A genomic window from Phycisphaerales bacterium includes:
- the lexA gene encoding transcriptional repressor LexA, producing MNLTPKQLRILQLIRDWRVRKGYSPTMQELADEIGVSKVTVFEHVEALIKKQALVREPNKARSLSIADGIAVPDEARPLRFPLVGKIAAGNPIERVANEDEIDLAEVLCPPARSAGNSTFALKVEGDSMRDEGILDGDFVLIERTQVATNGDKVVALLPDGSTTLKTFFKEDDHIRLQPANPQFDPIRVKFCQVQGIVKGVVRRYGR from the coding sequence ATGAACCTGACACCGAAGCAGCTCCGCATCCTTCAGCTGATCCGCGACTGGCGCGTCCGCAAGGGGTACTCGCCAACCATGCAAGAGCTCGCGGACGAGATCGGGGTCAGCAAGGTGACCGTCTTCGAGCACGTCGAGGCGCTCATCAAGAAGCAGGCGCTGGTGCGGGAGCCGAACAAGGCTCGCTCTTTGTCGATTGCTGACGGCATCGCCGTCCCCGACGAGGCCCGCCCCCTCCGCTTCCCCCTCGTGGGCAAGATCGCGGCCGGCAACCCCATCGAGCGCGTCGCCAACGAGGACGAGATCGATCTGGCCGAGGTGCTCTGCCCGCCCGCCCGCAGTGCCGGCAACTCCACCTTCGCCCTGAAGGTCGAGGGCGACTCGATGCGCGACGAGGGGATCCTCGACGGCGACTTCGTCCTGATTGAGCGCACGCAGGTGGCCACCAACGGCGACAAGGTGGTCGCCCTGCTGCCCGACGGGTCGACCACCCTCAAGACCTTCTTCAAGGAGGACGACCACATCCGCCTCCAACCCGCCAACCCGCAGTTTGATCCGATCCGGGTCAAGTTCTGCCAGGTTCAGGGCATCGTGAAGGGCGTGGTCCGCCGTTACGGCCGCTGA
- the queA gene encoding tRNA preQ1(34) S-adenosylmethionine ribosyltransferase-isomerase QueA, which produces MLRTSELDFALPPELIATTPAEPRDAARLLVVSRSDATLLEHRTVRDLPRYLRRSDLMVVNNTRVLPARFVGRRVGTGGKLPGLYLGPAQSPGTAESRRWQVLIKGGHLRAGVRVLLGENAELELLDRSTDEPGAWIAALHGPTPDESDQAVLMRVGMTPLPPYILAARKARGVDVPDAFDRERYQTTFAEREAASHGGSGSVAAPTAGLHLTPELLHQLEQQGVERAEVTLHVGTGTFKPVETEFVEQHPIHAEHCAMPVGTTDAIQKTRAGSGRVFAVGTTAARVIETYGNLAVAGQPLPESLDTRIFITPGYRWQWVDGMLTNFHLPQSTLLAMVGSLFDATGGLAHVKEVYATAIRERYRFFSYGDAMLILP; this is translated from the coding sequence GTGCTCCGCACCTCCGAACTCGACTTCGCGCTCCCGCCTGAGCTGATCGCGACCACCCCCGCCGAGCCGCGCGACGCGGCCCGGCTCCTCGTGGTCAGCCGTTCGGATGCGACCCTGCTCGAGCACCGCACCGTCCGCGACCTGCCGCGGTACCTGCGCCGGTCGGACCTGATGGTCGTCAACAACACCCGCGTCCTGCCGGCGCGGTTCGTGGGACGGCGCGTGGGCACGGGCGGCAAGCTGCCCGGCCTGTACCTCGGCCCGGCGCAGTCACCCGGCACCGCCGAAAGCCGCCGCTGGCAGGTGCTCATCAAGGGCGGCCACCTGCGCGCGGGCGTGCGGGTGCTGCTGGGGGAGAACGCCGAACTCGAGCTGCTCGACCGCTCAACCGACGAGCCCGGCGCCTGGATCGCCGCGCTCCACGGCCCAACTCCCGACGAATCTGACCAAGCCGTGCTGATGCGCGTAGGCATGACCCCGCTTCCCCCCTACATCCTGGCCGCGCGGAAAGCACGGGGCGTGGACGTCCCCGACGCCTTCGACCGGGAGCGGTACCAGACGACCTTCGCCGAGCGCGAGGCCGCGAGCCACGGCGGGAGCGGCTCGGTCGCGGCGCCGACCGCAGGCCTGCACCTGACCCCCGAGCTGCTGCATCAGCTTGAACAGCAAGGTGTTGAGCGCGCCGAGGTGACGCTGCACGTGGGCACCGGCACCTTCAAGCCCGTCGAGACTGAGTTCGTCGAGCAGCACCCGATCCACGCCGAGCACTGCGCGATGCCGGTGGGCACCACGGACGCGATCCAGAAGACCCGCGCCGGGAGCGGCCGGGTGTTCGCGGTGGGCACCACGGCCGCGCGGGTGATCGAGACCTACGGCAACCTCGCGGTAGCGGGCCAGCCCCTGCCCGAGTCGCTGGACACCCGCATCTTCATCACGCCGGGCTACCGCTGGCAGTGGGTGGACGGCATGCTGACCAACTTCCACCTGCCGCAGTCCACGCTGCTGGCGATGGTCGGCTCGCTCTTTGACGCCACCGGCGGGCTGGCGCACGTGAAAGAGGTCTACGCCACGGCCATCCGCGAGCGGTACCGCTTCTTCAGCTACGGCGACGCGATGCTGATCCTGCCCTGA
- a CDS encoding UDP-N-acetylmuramoyl-L-alanyl-D-glutamate--2,6-diaminopimelate ligase, whose amino-acid sequence MMLEELISGLDVRVVAGKAAGVRVCDLTEDSRTVVPGSMFIARGGNKADGKLYVESALRSGAVAVLTDDAELRLPRGFAAPVVHAADVLRVSGQLAERFYGQPAGKLKLIGVTGTNGKTTTTYLVWQLLNAAGTRCGLIGTVLVDDGAEVASASMTTPPAIEISRTLGIMVEGGCRAATLEVSSHALDQKRAEALPFAAAVFTNLTGDHLDYHKTMDEYAAAKARLFELLAPGGVAIVNAHDGWSQRMVRDFKGPVLRCGVGVGSMPVVGDCTAHILEESIHGMLLKLTGPWGTVQASVPLIGRYNAMNVLQAAAVCHAVGMSEAELTRGLPRVTAPPGRLERVSEPGDKVSVFVDYAHSDDSLKNVLASVGSVMESRRHASGRVHDTAGAPTANTPGGRLWVVFGCGGERDRTKRPRMGLVAATHADFVVITNDNPRTEKPGDIVDEILSGITAELKDKVSVQIDRQRAIRLAIESALPGDVIVIAGKGHETEQILPDGAGGTIRTHFDDREVARTILEERRPPVERPAVEVKARRPGGARGAGPGAGPRPPKRSHKHGR is encoded by the coding sequence ATGATGCTGGAGGAGTTGATCTCCGGGCTGGATGTGCGCGTGGTCGCGGGCAAGGCCGCGGGCGTGCGGGTGTGCGACCTCACCGAGGACAGCCGCACGGTGGTGCCCGGCTCGATGTTCATCGCCCGCGGCGGGAACAAGGCCGACGGCAAGCTCTACGTGGAGTCGGCGCTGAGGTCGGGCGCGGTCGCGGTGCTGACCGATGATGCGGAGCTGCGGCTGCCGCGGGGGTTCGCGGCGCCGGTTGTCCACGCGGCCGATGTGCTGAGGGTCTCGGGACAGCTGGCCGAGCGGTTCTACGGGCAGCCGGCGGGAAAGCTCAAGCTCATCGGCGTGACCGGGACCAACGGCAAGACGACGACGACGTACCTGGTGTGGCAGCTGCTGAACGCGGCCGGCACGCGCTGCGGGCTCATCGGGACGGTGCTGGTGGATGACGGGGCGGAGGTCGCGTCGGCGAGCATGACGACGCCGCCGGCGATCGAGATCAGCCGCACGCTGGGGATCATGGTGGAGGGCGGCTGTCGCGCGGCCACGCTGGAGGTCTCCAGCCATGCGCTGGACCAGAAGCGGGCGGAGGCGCTGCCCTTCGCGGCGGCGGTGTTCACCAACCTGACCGGCGATCACCTTGACTACCACAAGACCATGGACGAGTACGCCGCGGCCAAGGCGCGGCTGTTCGAGCTGCTCGCCCCCGGCGGCGTGGCGATCGTCAACGCGCACGACGGCTGGTCGCAGCGGATGGTGCGGGACTTCAAGGGCCCGGTTCTGCGGTGCGGCGTGGGCGTGGGCTCGATGCCGGTGGTGGGGGACTGCACGGCCCACATCCTGGAGGAGTCGATCCATGGCATGCTGCTCAAGCTGACCGGCCCGTGGGGCACGGTGCAGGCGAGCGTGCCGCTGATCGGGCGGTACAACGCGATGAACGTGCTCCAAGCCGCCGCGGTGTGCCACGCTGTGGGGATGAGCGAGGCGGAGCTGACGCGCGGGCTGCCACGAGTCACGGCGCCGCCGGGGCGTCTGGAGCGGGTGAGCGAGCCGGGCGACAAGGTCTCGGTGTTCGTGGACTACGCGCACAGCGACGACTCGCTCAAGAACGTGCTGGCCTCGGTGGGCTCGGTCATGGAGAGCCGGCGGCACGCGTCCGGTCGGGTGCACGACACGGCGGGCGCGCCCACGGCGAATACGCCGGGCGGGCGGCTGTGGGTGGTGTTCGGCTGCGGCGGGGAGCGGGACCGCACCAAGCGGCCCCGGATGGGGCTCGTCGCCGCGACGCACGCGGACTTCGTGGTGATCACGAACGACAACCCTCGGACGGAGAAGCCGGGCGACATCGTGGACGAGATTCTCTCGGGCATCACGGCGGAGTTGAAGGACAAGGTCAGCGTGCAGATCGACCGGCAGCGGGCGATCCGGCTGGCGATCGAGAGTGCGCTGCCCGGTGACGTGATCGTGATCGCGGGCAAGGGGCACGAGACCGAGCAGATCCTGCCCGACGGCGCGGGCGGCACGATCCGCACGCACTTCGATGACCGCGAGGTGGCACGGACGATCCTCGAGGAGCGGCGTCCGCCGGTGGAGCGGCCGGCCGTAGAGGTCAAGGCGCGTCGGCCGGGCGGTGCGCGTGGAGCGGGTCCGGGCGCTGGGCCAAGGCCGCCGAAGCGGTCGCACAAGCATGGACGTTGA